A window of Thiocapsa bogorovii genomic DNA:
TTCGTCTTCTACGACGTGCTCGGCGACGTGGTCTGCGGCGGGTTCGCCATGCCGATTCGCGAAAACAAGGCGCAAGAGATCTACATCGTGTGCTCCGGCGAGATGATGGCCATGTTCGCGGCCAACAACATCGCCAAGGGCATCGTGAAGTACGCAAGCTCCGGCTCGGTGCGTCTGGCCGGCCTGATCTGCAACAGCCGCAACACCGCCCGCGAAGACGAGCTGATCATGGAGCTCGCCCGCCAGCTGGGCACGCAGATGATCCACTTCGTACCGCGCGACAACGTCGTGCAGCGCGCCGAGATCCGCCGCATGACGGTCATCGAGTACGACCCCAAGGCCAAGCAGGCGCAAGAGTACCGCGACCTGGCCAACAAGATCATCAACAACACGAAGTTCGTGATCCCCACGCCGATCACCATGGATGCGCTCGAAGATCTGCTGATGGACTTCGGCCTGATGGATGGCGAGGACGAGAGCATCGTCGGCAAGACCGCCGAAGAAGAGGCGGTCGCGGCCTGAACCGCGTCTCTCGGTGACATGCGCTGTCTGCGTTTGGGTTTGACCTTGGTGGTCCCTGCAGCCCTCGGCGGGGCGCGGTTCAGGATGATTGAAGACTTAGGGATGAGTTGGCGCGGCTTGGCGATGAAGGCTGCCGGGAGCGAGGTTTCGCTTGGATGAAGGCAACGCGGGTCAGGCCGGAGCGGGTTCGGCACGGGGATTGTTGTTTTGAATGGACACGGCGGGTCGATGCCGCTGTCCCTTGTTCTTCCATTTCTCAACGCGCGACCGTCGGCGGATTGGCCGCGGCGCCGAATCGAGGAAAACCAGTATGTCAGCATTGACTCGCGAAGAGACCCAAGCCCTCATTCAAGAGGTGCTCGAGGTCTATCCTGAAAAGGCGAAGAAGGATCGCGCCAAGCATTTGGCGGTCAACGACCAATCGGTCGAGCAGTCCAAGAAGTGCATCACCTCCAACCGCAAATCCTTGCCGGGCGTCATGACCGTGCGCGGGTGTGCCTATGCCGGTTCCAAGGGCGTGGTGTGGGGTCCGATCAAGGACATGATCCACATCTCGCACGGCCCGGTCGGCTGCGGCCAGTATTCGCGTGCCGGGCGTCGCAACTATTACGTGGGGACGACCGGCGTCAACACGTTCGGCACCATGAACTTCACCTCGGATTTCCAGGAGAAGGACATCGTGTTCGGCGGCGACAAGAAGCTCGACAAGCTGATCACCGAGATCGAGGGGCTGTTCCCGCTGAGCAAGGGCATCACTGTCCAGTCCGAGTGTCCGATCGGTCTGATCGGCGACGACATCGAAGCGGTCGCGAAGAAGCAGGGAAAGGCGCTCGACAAGCCGGTCGTGCCGGTGCGTTGCGAGGGTTTCCGCGGCGTGTCTCAGTCACTGGGTCACCACATCGCCAACGACGCGATCCGCGACTGGGTCATCGGCAACCGTGACGGCGACGAGTCCTTCCAGGTCGGCCCCTACGACGTGGCGGTGATCGGCGACTACAACATCGGCGGCGACGCCTGGTCCTCGCGCATCCTGCTGGAAGAGATGGGCCTGCGCGTGGTTGCCCAGTGGTCGGGCGACGGCACCCTGTCGGAGATGGAGCTGACCCCCAAGGTCAAGCTGAACCTGATCCACTGCTACCGCTCCATGAACTACATCTCCCGTCACATGGAAGAGAAGTACGGCGTGCCGTGGATGGAGTACAACTTCTTCGGCCCGACCAAGATCGCCGAGTCCTTGCGCAAGATCGCCGGCTTCTTCGACGAGACCATCCAGGCCAACGCCGAGACGGTCATCGCCAAATACACGGCCGAGTACGAGGCGATCATCGCCAAATATCGCCCACGCCTGGAAGGCAAGAAGGTCATGCTCTATGTCGGCGGCCTGCGTCCGCGCCACGTGATCGGTGCCTACGAAGATCTGGGCATGGAAGTGGTCGGCACCGGGTACGAGTTCGCGCACAACGACGACTACGACCGCACCATCAAAGAGATGGGCAACGCGACCCTGCTCTACGACGACATCACGGGCTACGAGTTCGAAGAGTTCGTCAAGAAGGTCAAGCCCGATCTGATCGGCTCCGGCATCAAGGAGAAGTACATCTTCCAGAAGATGGGCATCCCCTTCCGCCAGATGCACTCCTGGGATTACTCGGGTCCGTATCACGGCTACGACGGCTTCGCCATCTTCGCCCGCGATATGGACATGACGATCAACAACCCCTGCTGGAAGAAGATGCAGGCCCCTTGGCAGCAGTCAGGCGATCAAGAGGCTGCACCGATGGCCGCCAGCGCCTGATCTCGAGGCTTCGTCCGCCAGCCTTTTGTCACCGGCTATCCGCCGGAGGCTGGCGGCAGGCGGCTCGAAAAAGACACCGAACGCAGTCCCAACCATGTCGTTGTCCGCGGATGAGCGGCGCGGCAGGAGCACACTCATGAGCCAAACCACCGACCAGATCAAACCCAGCTATCCCTTATTCAGGGATGCAGACTATGTCGAGAACCTCGCGAAGAAGCAGGGCGGCGTGGAAGAGCGCCACTCCGACGAGAAGATCGAAGAGGTGTTCCAGTGGACCACGACCAAGGAATACCAGGAGCTCAACTTCAAGCGTGAGGCCCTGACCGTCAACCCGGCGAAGGCGTGTCAGCCGCTTGGCGCCGTCCTCTGCGCCCTCGGGTTCGAGAAGACACTCCCCTACGTGCATGGCTCGCAGGGCTGCGTGGCGTATTTCCGCACCTATTTCAACCGTCACTTCAAGGAGCCGATCGCCTGCGTATCCGACTCCATGACGGAAGACGCGGCCGTTTTCGGCGGCCAGAAGAACATGATGGACGGCCTGCAGAACGCCCGTGCGCTCTACAAGCCCGAGATGATCGCGGTCAGCACCACCTGCATGGCCGAGGTCATCGGTGACGACCTCAACGCCTTCATCGGCAACGCCAAGAAAGAAGGGTTCGTCCCGGACGAATTCCCGACCCCGTTCGCGCACACACCGAGCTTTGTCGGCAGCCATACGACCGGCTGGGACAACATGTTCGAGGGGATCGTCCGCTACTTCACGCTCAACACGATGGACGATAAGGTCGTCGGTTCGAACAAGAAGATCAACCTGGTCCCCGGGTTCGAGACCTATCTCGGCAACTACCGCGTCATGCACCGCATGATGAAGGAAATGGGCGTCGACTACAGCCTGCTGTGCGACCCGACCGAGGTGCTCGACACCCCTGCCGACGGTGAATATCGCATGTACGACGGCGGCACCAGCATCGATGCGGTGAAGGATGCCCCCAACGCGATCGACACTCTGCTGTTGCAGCCCTGGCAGTTGCCGAAGACCAAGAAATTCGTCCAGATCACCTGGCAGCAGCCGGCAACCCCCATCCACATCCCGATGGGATTGGAGTGGACCGACGAGTTCCTGATGAAGGTCTCCGAGCTGACCGGAAAGGCCATCCCCGAGTCGCTGGCCAAGGAGCGCGGTCGTCTGGTCGACATGATGACCGACAGCCACACCTGGCTGCACGGCAAGAAGTTCGCGCTCTACGGCGATGCCGACTTCGTGCTCGGGATGGTCAAGTTCCTGCTCGAGCTGGGTGCCGAACCGACCCACATCCTCTGCAACCACGCCAACAAGCGTTGGAAGAAAGAAGTGGAGGGCGTGCTCGCGGAGTCGCCTTACGGCAAGGAGGGGAAGGTCTATACCAGCTCCGACCTCTGGCACTTCCGCTCGCTGTGCTTCACAGACAAGCCGGACTTCATGATCGGCAACAGCTACGGCAAGTTCATCCAGCGCGACACCCTGCACAAGGGCAAGGAGCATGAGGTCCCGCTGATCCGGATCGGCTTCCCGATCTTCGATC
This region includes:
- the nifH gene encoding nitrogenase iron protein, translated to MAMRQCAIYGKGGIGKSTTTQNLVAGLAELGKKVMIVGCDPKADSTRLILHAKAQNTIMQMAADAGSVEDLELEDVLKVGYGNIKCVESGGPEPGVGCAGRGVITAINFLEEEGAYEDDLDFVFYDVLGDVVCGGFAMPIRENKAQEIYIVCSGEMMAMFAANNIAKGIVKYASSGSVRLAGLICNSRNTAREDELIMELARQLGTQMIHFVPRDNVVQRAEIRRMTVIEYDPKAKQAQEYRDLANKIINNTKFVIPTPITMDALEDLLMDFGLMDGEDESIVGKTAEEEAVAA
- the nifD gene encoding nitrogenase molybdenum-iron protein alpha chain — its product is MSALTREETQALIQEVLEVYPEKAKKDRAKHLAVNDQSVEQSKKCITSNRKSLPGVMTVRGCAYAGSKGVVWGPIKDMIHISHGPVGCGQYSRAGRRNYYVGTTGVNTFGTMNFTSDFQEKDIVFGGDKKLDKLITEIEGLFPLSKGITVQSECPIGLIGDDIEAVAKKQGKALDKPVVPVRCEGFRGVSQSLGHHIANDAIRDWVIGNRDGDESFQVGPYDVAVIGDYNIGGDAWSSRILLEEMGLRVVAQWSGDGTLSEMELTPKVKLNLIHCYRSMNYISRHMEEKYGVPWMEYNFFGPTKIAESLRKIAGFFDETIQANAETVIAKYTAEYEAIIAKYRPRLEGKKVMLYVGGLRPRHVIGAYEDLGMEVVGTGYEFAHNDDYDRTIKEMGNATLLYDDITGYEFEEFVKKVKPDLIGSGIKEKYIFQKMGIPFRQMHSWDYSGPYHGYDGFAIFARDMDMTINNPCWKKMQAPWQQSGDQEAAPMAASA
- the nifK gene encoding nitrogenase molybdenum-iron protein subunit beta, which gives rise to MSQTTDQIKPSYPLFRDADYVENLAKKQGGVEERHSDEKIEEVFQWTTTKEYQELNFKREALTVNPAKACQPLGAVLCALGFEKTLPYVHGSQGCVAYFRTYFNRHFKEPIACVSDSMTEDAAVFGGQKNMMDGLQNARALYKPEMIAVSTTCMAEVIGDDLNAFIGNAKKEGFVPDEFPTPFAHTPSFVGSHTTGWDNMFEGIVRYFTLNTMDDKVVGSNKKINLVPGFETYLGNYRVMHRMMKEMGVDYSLLCDPTEVLDTPADGEYRMYDGGTSIDAVKDAPNAIDTLLLQPWQLPKTKKFVQITWQQPATPIHIPMGLEWTDEFLMKVSELTGKAIPESLAKERGRLVDMMTDSHTWLHGKKFALYGDADFVLGMVKFLLELGAEPTHILCNHANKRWKKEVEGVLAESPYGKEGKVYTSSDLWHFRSLCFTDKPDFMIGNSYGKFIQRDTLHKGKEHEVPLIRIGFPIFDRHHLHRMTTLGYEGAMYILTTLVNAVLERLDEETREMGVTDYNYDLVR